In one Bosea sp. RAC05 genomic region, the following are encoded:
- a CDS encoding ATP-binding protein: MTFRPHLSIRSRLILLVVSATLLASAFLVGVTVWRETESYGQSRRDALLNTAHAIAAAAATPVADQDSVSAAQAINAIARLKGIVFAGIETADGRPLAEIGAAEQLAGDLVVEGADTRWPLPAILRSRTMEAAVPVIHGGVPVGSLRIIADTRDLAELIGRAVTSTLLTGAVATLLAVALALRLQGRITGPLGALTQTMMRVRREHDYSVTLAATSRDEIGILVDSFNGMIGDIRERDRRLADHRDKLEREVADRTADYQRAAHSADQANQAKSDFLATMSHEIRTPMNGILVMAELLAAGELPDRARRQAEVIARSGTSLLAIINDILDISKIEAGKLEVEALEIDPEEAVDSVLQLFGDRARSKTLDLCGSIATPPGLTVQADPVRLGQVLANLVNNALKFTEAGGVTVALTREGEGWLRFAVSDTGIGIPADKLGTIFESFSQADQSTTRTHGGTGLGLAIARQLVDAMGGTLRVESTVGTGSCFSFALPIVTEPAPAAVPVPTGRTVGILLSRGQTGEMLAQELGRAGYAVCSDAAVLAQESARFDLVLASPDRLPACRCRSGTVVVVAGPSEDADALIRAGAAEVLTWPVQRRDLAALLAALQDGQPLRRARTAGTASPESLQFPGLRVLVADDSEVNREVADAALRRFGIAARFVEDGLQAVAAVEREGFDLILMDGSMPGLDGFEATRAIRAREAETGRARVPIVALTAHVVGTAADAWREADMDDVVHKPFTLARLGSVIAALAPGQRQGGSLPPQPAPESVVAEKGCLDEAVLHDLIAMTNGSIETARRIAELYRVSSLEEADRLADATRAGDGERIARCAHALKSMSANLGAKSLAAAAAEMERAAREDATPPGPDSYEVVAGLLHRTHREIEDVMARAA, encoded by the coding sequence ATGACCTTTCGTCCCCACCTCTCCATTCGCAGCCGGCTGATCCTGCTCGTCGTGAGCGCGACGCTGCTGGCCAGTGCCTTCCTGGTCGGCGTGACCGTCTGGCGCGAAACTGAAAGCTACGGCCAGTCGCGGCGCGATGCGCTCCTGAACACGGCCCATGCGATCGCTGCCGCGGCCGCGACGCCTGTCGCGGACCAGGATTCTGTCTCGGCTGCGCAGGCGATCAACGCCATCGCCCGCCTGAAGGGGATCGTCTTCGCCGGCATCGAGACGGCTGACGGCCGGCCGCTGGCCGAGATCGGGGCGGCCGAGCAACTCGCCGGCGATCTCGTCGTGGAGGGGGCCGACACGCGCTGGCCGCTGCCGGCGATCCTGCGCAGCCGGACCATGGAGGCGGCCGTCCCCGTCATCCATGGCGGAGTGCCGGTCGGCAGCCTGCGCATCATCGCCGACACGCGCGACCTGGCCGAACTGATCGGGCGTGCGGTCACGAGCACCCTTTTGACCGGAGCCGTCGCGACGCTGCTCGCGGTCGCGCTGGCGCTCCGGCTGCAGGGGCGCATCACCGGCCCGCTCGGCGCCCTGACGCAGACGATGATGCGCGTGCGTCGCGAGCACGACTATTCCGTCACCCTCGCCGCGACCTCCCGCGACGAGATCGGCATCCTCGTCGACAGCTTCAACGGCATGATCGGCGACATCCGCGAGCGCGATCGCCGGCTGGCCGACCACCGCGACAAGCTGGAGCGCGAGGTCGCCGACCGCACCGCCGACTACCAGCGCGCCGCGCATTCCGCCGATCAGGCGAACCAGGCCAAGTCCGATTTTCTGGCGACGATGAGCCATGAGATCCGAACGCCGATGAACGGCATCCTCGTGATGGCGGAGCTGCTGGCGGCCGGCGAACTGCCGGATCGCGCCCGGCGCCAGGCGGAGGTGATCGCGCGCTCGGGCACCAGCCTGCTGGCCATCATCAACGACATTCTCGACATCTCGAAGATCGAGGCCGGCAAGCTCGAGGTCGAGGCGCTGGAGATCGATCCCGAGGAAGCCGTCGATTCCGTCCTCCAGCTCTTCGGCGATCGGGCTCGCTCGAAGACGCTCGATCTCTGCGGGTCGATCGCGACGCCGCCGGGCCTGACGGTTCAGGCCGATCCGGTCCGCCTCGGGCAGGTTCTCGCCAACCTCGTCAACAACGCGCTGAAGTTCACCGAGGCCGGCGGCGTCACGGTCGCCCTGACCCGCGAGGGCGAGGGGTGGCTGCGCTTTGCGGTCTCCGATACCGGCATCGGCATTCCCGCCGACAAGCTCGGGACGATCTTCGAATCCTTCTCGCAGGCCGATCAGTCGACCACGCGCACGCATGGCGGCACCGGGCTTGGCCTCGCCATTGCCCGCCAGCTCGTCGACGCCATGGGCGGGACGCTGAGGGTGGAAAGCACGGTCGGGACCGGCAGCTGCTTTTCCTTCGCGCTCCCGATCGTGACCGAGCCGGCGCCGGCCGCGGTCCCCGTGCCGACCGGCCGGACGGTCGGCATCCTTCTCTCCAGGGGGCAGACCGGCGAGATGCTGGCGCAGGAACTCGGGCGGGCCGGCTATGCCGTCTGCAGCGACGCCGCCGTGCTCGCGCAGGAGAGTGCGCGCTTTGATCTGGTGCTCGCCTCGCCGGACAGGCTGCCGGCCTGTCGCTGCCGTTCGGGGACCGTGGTGGTCGTGGCCGGACCGTCCGAGGACGCCGACGCCCTGATCCGGGCCGGAGCCGCCGAGGTGCTGACCTGGCCGGTGCAGCGGCGCGACCTGGCGGCCCTGCTCGCCGCGCTGCAGGACGGACAGCCGCTGCGGCGGGCCCGGACGGCCGGCACGGCCTCGCCGGAAAGCCTGCAGTTTCCGGGGCTGCGCGTGTTGGTGGCCGATGACAGCGAGGTCAATCGCGAGGTCGCCGACGCGGCGCTGCGGCGCTTCGGCATCGCGGCGCGCTTCGTCGAGGACGGCCTGCAGGCCGTCGCCGCTGTCGAGCGCGAGGGCTTCGATCTGATCCTGATGGATGGCAGCATGCCGGGTCTCGACGGTTTCGAGGCCACGCGCGCCATCCGCGCCCGCGAAGCCGAGACGGGCCGGGCGCGCGTGCCGATCGTCGCGCTCACCGCCCATGTCGTCGGCACGGCGGCCGATGCCTGGCGCGAGGCCGACATGGACGATGTCGTCCACAAGCCCTTCACGCTCGCCCGGCTCGGCAGCGTCATCGCGGCCCTGGCGCCGGGGCAGAGGCAGGGCGGCAGCCTGCCGCCGCAGCCTGCGCCCGAATCTGTTGTCGCCGAGAAGGGTTGTCTCGACGAAGCGGTCCTGCACGACCTGATCGCCATGACCAATGGCTCGATCGAGACCGCCCGGCGCATTGCCGAGCTCTATCGCGTCTCGTCGCTGGAGGAGGCCGATCGCCTCGCGGACGCGACCCGTGCGGGCGACGGCGAGCGGATCGCGCGCTGTGCCCATGCGCTGAAGTCGATGAGCGCCAATCTCGGCGCGAAGAGCCTGGCGGCGGCGGCGGCCGAGATGGAGCGCGCGGCGCGCGAGGACGCCACGCCGCCCGGCCCCGACAGCTACGAGGTGGTCGCCGGCCTGCTGCACCGGACCCATCGCGAGATCGAGGACGTGATGGCCCGGGCGGCCTGA
- a CDS encoding molybdate ABC transporter substrate-binding protein — MRLGSAAALAVAGLLSCFAASAEADEIKVLTAGAFKPIVTAVAAEFETSTGHKLVIDNDTAGGLLRRIGGGEAFDVAVLTPAAVKDLVASGKIAAGTPVNLARTSVGVAVKAGAPRPDIATVAAFKTALLEARKVAYIDPAAGGSSGIYFSKLLETMGIAEPIRAKAVLVPGGLVAQRLVTGEADLAIHQISEILAVPGTVLVGPLPAEIQNYTVYTGGLAATSAGSVAGKAFLAFLQSDSARRILAEKGMERAPE, encoded by the coding sequence ATGCGCCTTGGATCAGCCGCTGCCCTGGCCGTCGCCGGCCTGTTGTCCTGTTTCGCGGCTTCGGCTGAGGCGGACGAGATCAAGGTGCTGACCGCCGGCGCCTTCAAGCCGATCGTCACTGCCGTCGCGGCGGAATTCGAGACCAGCACCGGGCACAAGCTCGTCATCGACAACGACACGGCCGGCGGGCTGCTGCGCCGGATCGGTGGGGGCGAGGCCTTCGACGTGGCTGTTCTGACACCGGCTGCGGTGAAGGACCTCGTCGCCAGCGGCAAGATCGCGGCCGGCACGCCCGTCAATCTGGCGCGGACCTCGGTCGGCGTCGCCGTGAAGGCGGGCGCGCCGCGCCCCGACATCGCGACGGTGGCAGCCTTCAAGACGGCGCTGCTGGAAGCCCGCAAGGTCGCCTATATCGACCCCGCCGCCGGCGGCTCCAGCGGGATCTACTTCTCGAAGCTGCTCGAGACCATGGGCATCGCCGAGCCGATCCGCGCCAAGGCGGTGCTGGTGCCGGGCGGGCTCGTCGCGCAGCGGCTCGTTACCGGCGAGGCCGATCTCGCCATCCACCAGATCAGCGAGATTCTCGCCGTTCCCGGCACGGTCCTTGTCGGGCCTCTGCCGGCCGAGATCCAGAACTACACCGTCTATACCGGCGGTCTCGCCGCGACCTCGGCCGGCTCGGTCGCGGGCAAGGCCTTCCTCGCCTTCCTGCAGAGCGATTCCGCGCGCCGCATCCTCGCCGAGAAGGGCATGGAGCGCGCCCCCGAGTGA
- a CDS encoding YcbK family protein: MHRARLVASSLALACVMDIAALAQEGTTMRAPLPPQRPFDLELPGTPALPAIIVPAPTQAQDAPPPDANSPMTSEPDEGEGPEWPQLTPGQKAGAEPAYDPDEKPERPGISTDPGTSIACLPPRLKQILTKISDKYGAVKVTSTWRPPWRARRGSYHKRCEAMDFRVPGVRPRAVIEWVRTLPEVGGHKVYWNGILHIDTGPRRPW, encoded by the coding sequence ATGCATCGCGCCCGGCTCGTCGCGTCGTCGCTGGCGCTCGCCTGTGTCATGGACATCGCGGCCCTCGCGCAGGAGGGCACGACGATGCGCGCGCCCCTGCCGCCGCAACGCCCCTTCGATCTCGAACTGCCCGGCACCCCTGCCCTGCCGGCGATCATCGTTCCGGCACCCACGCAGGCGCAGGATGCGCCCCCGCCCGACGCGAACTCGCCGATGACGAGCGAACCGGACGAGGGCGAAGGTCCGGAATGGCCGCAGCTGACACCAGGCCAGAAGGCGGGCGCGGAGCCGGCCTACGACCCCGACGAGAAGCCGGAGCGGCCGGGCATCTCCACCGATCCGGGGACATCGATCGCCTGCCTGCCCCCACGGCTGAAGCAGATCCTGACCAAGATCTCGGACAAGTACGGGGCGGTGAAGGTGACCTCGACCTGGCGCCCGCCCTGGCGGGCGCGGCGCGGTTCCTATCACAAGCGCTGCGAGGCGATGGATTTTCGCGTCCCGGGCGTGCGGCCGCGGGCGGTCATCGAATGGGTCCGGACCCTGCCCGAGGTCGGCGGGCACAAGGTCTACTGGAACGGCATCCTGCACATCGACACCGGGCCGCGCCGGCCCTGGTGA
- a CDS encoding HdeA/HdeB family chaperone, protein MMRAHRRLLLASPILLLAALAPAADVRAEALDLARASCADFTAMSEADRSQFSLWLAGYFAGSAMRPLLDLEKITAAPAALAELCAKSPQVALVGAETRAVFIPAPAP, encoded by the coding sequence ATGATGCGCGCGCACCGTCGGCTCCTGCTCGCTTCGCCGATCCTGCTGCTGGCGGCTCTCGCACCGGCGGCCGATGTCCGCGCCGAGGCGCTCGACCTCGCCCGCGCAAGCTGCGCGGATTTCACCGCGATGAGCGAGGCCGACCGCAGCCAGTTCTCGCTCTGGCTCGCCGGCTATTTCGCCGGCAGCGCCATGCGCCCGCTGCTCGATCTCGAGAAGATCACCGCCGCGCCCGCCGCGCTGGCCGAACTCTGCGCCAAGTCGCCACAGGTGGCGCTGGTCGGCGCCGAGACGCGTGCCGTGTTCATCCCCGCGCCGGCTCCCTGA
- a CDS encoding NADH-quinone oxidoreductase subunit A — MPSLLNDYLPLVIFVGVSAFIGLALLIAPFAIAYSKPDPEKLSAYECGFNAFDDARMKFDVRFYLVAILFIIFDLEVAFLFPWAVAFGDLGWYGFWSMMVFLGVLTVGFVYEWRKGALEWD; from the coding sequence GTGCCGTCCCTGCTGAACGACTATCTGCCGCTGGTGATCTTCGTCGGCGTCTCGGCGTTCATCGGGCTGGCACTGCTGATCGCGCCCTTCGCGATCGCCTATTCGAAGCCGGATCCGGAAAAGCTCTCGGCCTATGAATGCGGCTTCAACGCCTTCGACGACGCGCGCATGAAGTTCGATGTGCGCTTTTACCTCGTGGCGATCCTGTTCATCATTTTCGACCTCGAGGTCGCCTTCCTGTTTCCCTGGGCGGTCGCCTTCGGTGACCTCGGCTGGTATGGGTTCTGGTCAATGATGGTGTTCCTCGGCGTGCTGACGGTCGGCTTCGTCTATGAGTGGCGCAAGGGTGCGCTGGAGTGGGACTAA
- a CDS encoding NuoB/complex I 20 kDa subunit family protein, whose product MATTAIDRGDPLVAPAPKGLLGPDGLPVGQRDPFFTAINSELADKGFLVTATDDLINWSRTGSLMWMTFGLACCAVEMMQLSMPRYDVERFGFAPRASPRQSDVMIVAGTLTNKMAPALRKVYDQMPEPRYVISMGSCANGGGYYHYSYSVVRGCDRIVPIDIYVPGCPPTAEALLYGVLLLQKKIRRTGTIER is encoded by the coding sequence ATGGCAACAACAGCGATCGACCGCGGTGACCCGCTCGTCGCCCCCGCGCCGAAGGGCCTGCTCGGGCCCGACGGCCTGCCCGTCGGCCAGCGTGACCCGTTCTTCACCGCGATCAACAGCGAGCTCGCCGACAAGGGTTTCCTCGTCACGGCCACCGACGACCTGATCAACTGGTCGCGCACCGGCTCGCTGATGTGGATGACCTTCGGCCTCGCCTGCTGCGCCGTCGAGATGATGCAGCTGTCGATGCCGCGCTACGATGTCGAGCGTTTCGGCTTCGCGCCGCGCGCCTCACCGCGCCAGTCCGACGTGATGATCGTGGCGGGCACGCTGACCAACAAGATGGCCCCCGCGCTGCGCAAGGTCTACGACCAGATGCCCGAGCCGCGCTACGTCATCTCGATGGGCTCCTGCGCCAATGGCGGCGGCTACTACCACTACAGCTACTCGGTGGTGCGCGGCTGCGACCGCATCGTGCCGATCGACATCTACGTGCCGGGCTGCCCGCCGACGGCAGAGGCGCTGCTCTACGGCGTGCTGCTGCTGCAGAAGAAGATCCGGCGGACGGGCACGATCGAGCGATAG
- a CDS encoding NADH-quinone oxidoreductase subunit C, with protein sequence MSEALVQLGEEIKAALPGAVTDAVVAFDELTVHAEAASILEVMKTLSGDRRFRFVNFTDIAGADYPGREKRFDVVYHLLAPYSNRRIRVKVQTDEATPVPSIIEVFPAANWYEREAYDFYGILFSGHPDLRRILTDYGFEGYPLRKDFPLTGYVEVRYDDEQKRVVYEPVKLNQEFRNFDFLSPWEGTDYVLPGDEKAKV encoded by the coding sequence ATGAGCGAAGCGCTCGTACAACTCGGCGAAGAGATCAAGGCGGCGCTGCCGGGTGCCGTCACCGATGCCGTCGTCGCCTTCGACGAACTGACGGTTCATGCCGAGGCGGCCTCGATCCTCGAGGTGATGAAGACGCTCTCGGGCGATCGCCGCTTCCGTTTCGTCAACTTCACCGACATCGCCGGCGCCGACTATCCCGGCCGCGAGAAGCGCTTCGACGTCGTCTACCACCTGCTGGCGCCCTATTCGAACCGCCGCATCCGGGTGAAGGTCCAGACCGACGAGGCGACCCCCGTGCCCTCGATCATCGAGGTCTTCCCGGCCGCGAACTGGTACGAGCGCGAGGCCTACGATTTCTACGGCATCCTGTTCTCGGGCCATCCGGACCTGCGCCGCATCCTCACCGACTACGGCTTCGAGGGTTATCCTCTGCGCAAGGACTTCCCGCTGACCGGCTATGTCGAGGTCCGCTACGACGACGAGCAGAAGCGCGTCGTCTACGAGCCGGTGAAGCTCAACCAGGAATTCCGCAACTTCGATTTCCTCTCGCCCTGGGAAGGGACGGATTACGTCCTGCCGGGCGACGAGAAGGCGAAGGTCTGA
- a CDS encoding NADH-quinone oxidoreductase subunit D yields MTEHNIRNFSINFGPQHPAAHGVLRLVLELDGEIVERVDPHIGLLHRGTEKLIEAKTYLQALPYFDRLDYVAPMNQEHAYCLAVEKLMGVTVPRRGQLIRVLYSEIGRILSHILNVTTQAMDVGALTPPLWGFEEREKLMVFYERACGARMHAAYFRPGGVHQDLPPSLIHDIAEWCDPFLQVCDDLEGLLTDNRIFKQRNVDIGVVDLETCWKWGFSGVMVRGSGAAWDLRKSQPYECYGEMDFDIPIGKNGDCYDRYCIRMEEMRQSVRIMKQCCEKLLSADGGGPISALDGKMVPPKRGEMKRSMEALIHHFKLYTEGFKVPAGEVYAAVEAPKGEFGVYLVADGTNKPYRAKIKAPGFAHLQAMDFMCRKHMLADVSAILGSLDIVFGEVDR; encoded by the coding sequence ATGACCGAACACAACATCCGCAACTTCTCGATCAATTTCGGCCCGCAGCACCCGGCCGCGCACGGCGTTCTGCGCCTCGTGCTGGAACTCGACGGCGAGATCGTCGAGCGCGTCGACCCGCATATCGGCCTGCTGCATCGCGGCACCGAGAAGCTGATCGAGGCCAAGACCTATCTCCAGGCGCTGCCCTATTTCGACCGGCTCGACTATGTCGCGCCGATGAACCAGGAGCATGCCTACTGCCTGGCCGTCGAGAAGCTGATGGGCGTCACGGTGCCGCGCCGGGGCCAGCTCATCCGCGTGCTCTACTCCGAGATCGGCCGCATCCTCTCGCATATCCTCAACGTCACCACGCAGGCGATGGACGTCGGCGCGCTGACGCCCCCGCTCTGGGGCTTCGAGGAGCGCGAGAAGCTGATGGTGTTCTATGAGCGCGCCTGCGGCGCGCGCATGCACGCCGCCTATTTCCGGCCCGGCGGCGTTCATCAGGACCTGCCGCCCTCGCTGATCCACGACATCGCGGAATGGTGCGACCCGTTCCTGCAGGTCTGCGACGATCTCGAGGGCCTGCTCACCGACAACCGCATCTTCAAGCAGCGCAATGTCGACATCGGCGTGGTCGATCTCGAGACCTGCTGGAAATGGGGCTTCTCGGGCGTGATGGTCCGCGGCTCCGGCGCCGCCTGGGACCTGCGCAAGTCGCAGCCCTACGAGTGCTATGGCGAGATGGATTTCGACATCCCCATCGGCAAGAACGGCGACTGCTACGACCGCTACTGCATCCGCATGGAAGAGATGCGCCAGTCGGTGCGCATCATGAAGCAGTGTTGCGAGAAGCTGCTCTCGGCTGACGGCGGCGGCCCGATCTCGGCGCTCGACGGCAAGATGGTGCCGCCCAAGCGTGGCGAGATGAAGCGCTCGATGGAAGCGCTGATCCACCATTTCAAGCTCTACACCGAGGGCTTCAAGGTGCCCGCGGGCGAGGTTTATGCCGCCGTCGAGGCGCCCAAGGGCGAATTCGGCGTCTATCTCGTCGCCGACGGCACCAACAAGCCCTACCGCGCCAAGATCAAGGCGCCGGGCTTCGCCCATCTCCAGGCCATGGATTTCATGTGCCGCAAGCACATGCTCGCGGACGTCTCCGCGATCCTGGGCTCCCTCGATATCGTCTTTGGTGAAGTTGACCGCTGA
- the nuoE gene encoding NADH-quinone oxidoreductase subunit NuoE has protein sequence MSVRRLAPDAVQPASFAFDAANENWADQQIAKYPEGRQASAVIPLLWKAQEQHDGWLPRAAIEVVARKLGMAPMRVMEIATFYTMFNLQPVGEHFVQLCGTTPCALRGAEALKKVCQDVIGPQSTVSADGKLSWLEVECLGACCNAPMAQINFDYYEDLTPENFKALLEDLRHGRPVKAGSQIGRSGSEPVGGGETLKDPALYDGTVIGAGDWQKRVTEQRKAAAEAAAAKAAAEAEAKKAEAAKSADAPADKTVK, from the coding sequence ATGTCCGTCCGTCGTCTCGCCCCCGATGCCGTCCAGCCCGCCTCCTTCGCCTTCGACGCGGCGAATGAGAACTGGGCCGACCAGCAGATCGCCAAATATCCGGAAGGGCGCCAGGCCTCGGCCGTCATCCCGCTGCTGTGGAAGGCCCAGGAGCAGCATGACGGCTGGCTGCCGCGCGCCGCGATCGAGGTGGTCGCGCGCAAGCTCGGCATGGCGCCGATGCGCGTCATGGAGATCGCGACCTTCTACACCATGTTCAACCTGCAGCCGGTCGGCGAGCATTTCGTCCAGCTCTGCGGCACCACGCCCTGCGCGCTGCGCGGCGCCGAGGCGCTGAAGAAGGTCTGCCAGGACGTGATCGGCCCGCAATCGACGGTCAGCGCCGACGGCAAGCTCTCCTGGCTCGAGGTCGAGTGCCTCGGTGCCTGCTGCAACGCCCCGATGGCGCAGATCAATTTCGACTATTACGAGGATCTGACGCCCGAGAACTTCAAGGCCCTGCTCGAGGATCTGCGCCATGGCCGCCCGGTCAAGGCGGGTTCGCAGATCGGCCGCTCCGGCTCCGAGCCGGTTGGCGGCGGCGAGACCCTGAAGGATCCGGCCCTCTATGACGGCACGGTGATCGGCGCCGGCGACTGGCAGAAGCGGGTCACCGAGCAGCGCAAGGCCGCCGCCGAAGCTGCCGCCGCCAAGGCTGCGGCCGAGGCTGAGGCCAAGAAGGCGGAAGCCGCGAAGTCGGCGGACGCTCCCGCCGACAAGACGGTGAAGTGA